In the Drosophila biarmipes strain raj3 chromosome X, RU_DBia_V1.1, whole genome shotgun sequence genome, one interval contains:
- the LOC108027557 gene encoding uncharacterized protein LOC108027557 isoform X6 gives MLPFRRGAAWQTLFLLCALAYCINEASSEGRVVCYYTNWSVYRPGTAKFNPQNINPYLCTHLVYAFGGFTKDNQMKPFDKYQDIEQGGYAKFTGLKTYNKQLKTMIAIGGWNEASSRFSPLVASSERRQQFIKNILKFLRQNHFDGIDLDWEYPAHREGGKSRDRDNYAQFVQELRAEFEREAEKTGRTRLLLTMAVPAGIEYIDKGYDVPKLNKYLDWFNVLTYDFHSSHEPSVNHHAPLYSLEEDSEYNYDAELNIDYSIKYYLKAGADRDKLVLGIPTYGRSYTLINEESTELGAPSEGPGEQGDATREKGYLAYYEICQTLKDDPEWTVVQPNANVMGPYAYRRNQWVGYDDEAIVRKKAEYVVAQGLGGIMFWAIDNDDFRGTCNGKPYPLIEAAKEAMVEALGLGINEVAKPSGPQKPSRSRSRDNASTRNRLNGKTEAPASSRRPSATRRPAVSSTTQVPPPSTTFKLTEAEGSSLYIGGRASTTPPPPTTPDPGSDFKCEEEGFFQHPRDCKKYYWCLDSGPSGLGIVAHMFTCPSGLYFNPAADSCDFARNVPCKTKKSTTVAPVTSTAPTTTTVRSNRVTAAPTARPVYPRTTTSTTTSTTTTTTTTPATVDEDLEYEEDTDELSPSKSTDAEEDPQVIKELIDLIRKVGGVEQLEKHLLRNKDGSITLKENSASGAATTPSTISKSLYDRVLSRPGTLSSFTRNRFKISEATETSTEATASSSGSSSGSSSGTANSYSKYSSVLRGNSRQGPQNEGIEKLAEFDGFLKERKQYVTINRHRSASQGDEEEHADQQEEEENLAVVETTTRRPLSSVTPSYTSLRRTRPPTVAPPEEESHEEAAEQQTQTQVKSYATLSRTRGRTTAPPEVTEPAPSSTTNRYKYFERTRPTKSATAEDAEDPTEDEEDEYEDEQKDIVTLRQPATGSASRRPVLSVRRRIINSPTSAALETTTQQPAEPPATSKYNRLRSRPSAAAAAATTTAAAAATTAFPAATSVAGGRTSSNIYLSKLKAKSGAAAAAAAAASGEAATLTPATSNISGSSSSSSSSSSNISSNDITQKQHKFQPASFALRRQFQTRRLTTFAPAANGDESATEVPRTQNPLFKRRLTLISTTPPSARTTNPPNSGLETTTTPYLNDDDEDQVAKSSIHTSRFNQIPEQVRPREEYELALPPAAPQPLKSTTTTTSTTANAPLPVVSQGIRRQLIPRPRRPQSTTATPLTTPTVGPSPGSSTAAGHSAPPLSRRQQSRRRPHKYIEVYSRPPAKTAVLTATSSSQLLENAFPGGPSQVAQRRRGGSVAPAKSEPKVIVHGRGIIECRAQGNFPHPLNCRKFISCARFEETGGIVGWEYTCPKGLTYDGVGGMCTWSPSNQPCRD, from the exons ATGCTTCCG TTCCGGCGTGGAGCGGCCTGGCAAACGCTCTTCCTGCTCTGCGCTCTCGCCTATTGCATAAACG AAGCCAGCAGCGAGGGGCGCGTGGTCTGCTACTACACAAACTGGAGTGTCTATCGGCCGGGCACCGCCAAGTTCAATCCGCAGAACATCAATCCGTACCTGTGCACCCACTTGGTGTACGCCTTCGGGGGCTTCACCAAGGACAACCAGATGAAGCCCTTCGACAAGTACCAGGACATTGAGCAGG GTGGCTATGCCAAGTTCACTGGACTCAAAACGTACAACAAGCAGCTGAAGACCATGATTGCCATCGGCGGCTGGAACGAGGCCAGTTCCAGATTTTCGCCACTGGTGGCCAGCAGCGAGCGGCGCCAGCAGTTCATCAAGAACATCCTGAAGTTCCTGCGACAGAACCACTTCGATGGCATCGACCTGGACTGGGAGTACCCGGCGCATCGCGAGGGCGGCAAGTCCCGCGATCGGGACAACTACGCCCAGTTTGTCCAGGAGCTGAGGGCCGAGTTCGAGAGGGAGGCGGAGAAGACCGGACGCACCCGACTCCTCCTCACCATGGCCGTGCCCGCTGGCATCGAGTACATCGACAAGGGCTACGATGTGCCCAAGCTGAACAAGTATCTGGATTGGTTCAACGTGCTGACCTACGATTTCCACTCATCCCACGAGCCATCGGTCAACCACCATGCTCCGCTCTACTCGCTGGAGGAGGACTCCGAGTACAACTACGATGCCGAGTTAAATATT GACTACTCCATCAAATACTACCTGAAAGCGGGTGCAGATCGGGACAAGCTGGTTCTGGGCATACCCACCTACGGTCGGTCCTACACCTTGATCAACGAGGAGAGCACCGAGCTGGGAGCACCTTCGGAGGGTCCGGGAGAGCAGGGTGATGCCACTCGCGAGAAGGGATACCTGGCCTACTATGAG ATCTGTCAGACCCTGAAGGACGATCCCGAGTGGACTGTGGTGCAGCCGAATGCCAATGTGATGGGTCCCTATGCCTACAGGCGCAACCAGTGGGTGGGCTACGACGACGAGGCCATCGTGCGCAAGAAGGCAGAGTATGTGGTGGCCCAGGGACTGGGTGGCATCATGTTCTGGGCCATCGACAACGACGACTTCCGCGGCACCTGCAACGGAAAGCCATATCCCCTCATCGAGGCTGCTAAAGAGGCCATGGTGGAGGCGCTGGG TCTGGGCATCAACGAGGTGGCCAAGCCAAGTGGTCCGCAGAAACCCTCAAGATCTCGCAGTCGCGATAATGCCAGCACCAGGAACCGTCTAAATGGCAAGACCGAAGCTCCAGCCAGCTCCAGGCGGCCCAGTGCCACCAGGAGGCCAGCCGTGAGCTCTACTACCCAAGTACCACCGCCGAGCACCACCTTCAAGCTGACAGAAGCCGAGGGATCCTCCCTTTACATTGGAGGCAGGGCGTCCACCACGCCACCACCTCCAACGACTCCGGATCCGGGCTCGGACTTCAAGTGCGAGGAGGAGGGCTTTTTCCAGCATCCCAGGGATTGTAAGAAGTACTACTGGTGTCTGGATAGCGGACCATCGGGTCTGGGAATCGTGGCTCACATGTTCACTTGTCCATCGGGTCTCTACTTCAATCCGGCCGCCGATTCGTGCGACTTTGCCCGCAATGTGCCCTGCAAGACCAAGAA ATCCACCACAGTGGCACCAGTGACCTCCACAGCCCCGACCACCACCACAGTGCGTTCGAATCGAGTAACAGCTGCTCCCACGGCTCGTCCTGTGTATCCACgaaccaccaccagcaccaccacaaGCACCACGACCACCACCACGACAACGCCAGCCACTGTTGATGAAGACCTCGAGTACGAAGAGGACACCGATGAGCTGTCGCCCAGCAAGTCCACCGATGCTGAGGAAGATCCACAGGTGATCAAGGAGTTGATCGACCTAATTCGCAAAGTGGGTGGTGTCGAGCAGCTGGAGAAGCATCTGTTGCGCAACAAGGATGGATCGATTACCCTAAAGGAGAACTCAGCCAGTGGTGCAGCCACCACACCCTCGACCATTAGCAAATCCCTGTACGACCGTGTGCTGAGTCGACCTGGAACTTTGAGTTCCTTCACACGCAATCGTTTTAAGATTAGTGAAGCCACGGAGACGAGCACGGAGGCCACTGCCTCGAGCAGTGGTTCTTCGAGTGGTTCATCAAGTGGCACCGCTAATAGCTATTCCAAATACTCCTCAGTTCTGAGGGGCAACAGCCGCCAGGGACCACAAAACGAGGGCATTGAGAAGTTGGCCGAATTCGATGGTTTCTTGAAGGAACGCAAACAGTATGTGACCATTAATCGTCATCGGTCTGCGAGTCAGGGTGATGAGGAGGAGCATGCAGATcagcaggaggaggaagagAATCTGGCCGTGGTCGAGACAACCACCCGTCGTCCATTGAGCTCAGTAACGCCTTCGTACACAAGTCTCCGACGCACAAGACCCCCCACTGTGGCTCCTCCAGAAGAAGAATCCCACGAGGAAGCGGCGGAACAACAAACCCAGACTCAGGTCAAATCCTATGCCACCTTAAGTCGCACGCGAGGACGCACCACCGCACCACCAGAGGTCACGGAACCGGCACCTAGTTCGACAACCAATCG TTACAAGTACTTTGAGCGTACGCGACCCACCAAGAGTGCCACTGCCGAGGATGCCGAAGATCCCACAGAGGACGAAGAAGATGAGTACGAGGACGAGCAAAAGGATATTGTTACG CTGCGACAGCCGGCGACTGGCAGCGCTTCGCGGCGACCGGTGCTGAGTGTCCGCCGGCGGATTATCAACTCGCCGACGTCGGCGGCGCTGGAAACCACCACGCAGCAGCCAGCAGAACCACCAGCGACCTCCAAGTACAACCGGCTGCGCAGCAGACcctcggcggcagcagcagcagcaaccacaaccgcagcggcagcagcaaccacagccttcccagcagcaacatctgtTGCTGGCGGCAgaaccagcagcaacatctacCTGAGCAAGCTGAAAGCCAAGagcggagcagcagcagcagcagcagcagcagcatccggCGAGGCAGCAACTCTGACGCCAGCAACTAGCAAcatcagcggcagcagcagcagcagcagcagcagcagcagcaacatcagcagcaatGACATCACTCAAAAGCAACACAAGTTCCAGCCCGCCAGCTTCGCGCTGCGCCGCCAATTTCAAACGCGTCGACTGACAACCTTCGCGCCGGCGGCCAACGGCGATGAGAGTG CCACCGAAGTGCCAAGAACCCAGAACCCGCTCTTCAAGCGTCGGCTAACCTTGATATCCACCACACCGCCATCCGCCCGCACCACCAACCCACCAAATTCCGGCCTGGAGACCACGACCACTCCGTATTTGAACGACGACGATGAGGATCAGGTGGCCAAGTCGAGCATTCACACCAGCCGCTTCAACCAGATCCCGGAGCAAGTGCGTCCGCGCGAGGAATACGAACTGGCACTGCCGCCTGCAGCACCGCAACCCCTGAagagcaccaccaccacgacCAGCACCACCGCCAATGCACCACTGCCGGTTGTTAGCCAGGGCATAC GACGCCAGCTGATACCACGCCCGCGCCGCCCGCAGTCGACAACGGCCACGCCCTTGACCACGCCCACTGTCGGACCATCCCCGGGGTCATCGACGGCGGCAGGACACTCGGCCCCTCCGCTTTCCCGCCGCCAGCAGAGTCGTCGGCGTCCGCACAAGTACATCGAGGTCTACAGCCGCCCGCCGGCCAAGACCGCCGTGCTCACGGCCACCTCGAGCAGTCAGCTCCTGGAGAACGCATTCCCGGGGGGCCCCAGCCAGGTGGCCCAGCGACGACGCGGCGGAAGCGTTGCGCCGGCCAAGAGCGAGCCCAAGGTCATCGTCCATGGGCGGGGCATCATCGAGTGCCGGGCGCAGGGCAACTTTCCGCACCCGCTGAACTGCAGGAAGTTCATATCCTGCGCCCGCTTCGAGGAGACCGGCGGCATCGTGGGCTGGGAGTACACCTGTCCCAAGGGACTCACCTACGACGGCGTCGGCGGGATGTGCACCTGGTCGCCCTCCAATCAGCCCTGCCGGGACTAG
- the LOC108027557 gene encoding mucin-2 isoform X4, whose protein sequence is MLPFRRGAAWQTLFLLCALAYCINEASSEGRVVCYYTNWSVYRPGTAKFNPQNINPYLCTHLVYAFGGFTKDNQMKPFDKYQDIEQGGYAKFTGLKTYNKQLKTMIAIGGWNEASSRFSPLVASSERRQQFIKNILKFLRQNHFDGIDLDWEYPAHREGGKSRDRDNYAQFVQELRAEFEREAEKTGRTRLLLTMAVPAGIEYIDKGYDVPKLNKYLDWFNVLTYDFHSSHEPSVNHHAPLYSLEEDSEYNYDAELNIDYSIKYYLKAGADRDKLVLGIPTYGRSYTLINEESTELGAPSEGPGEQGDATREKGYLAYYEICQTLKDDPEWTVVQPNANVMGPYAYRRNQWVGYDDEAIVRKKAEYVVAQGLGGIMFWAIDNDDFRGTCNGKPYPLIEAAKEAMVEALGLGINEVAKPSGPQKPSRSRSRDNASTRNRLNGKTEAPASSRRPSATRRPAVSSTTQVPPPSTTFKLTEAEGSSLYIGGRASTTPPPPTTPDPGSDFKCEEEGFFQHPRDCKKYYWCLDSGPSGLGIVAHMFTCPSGLYFNPAADSCDFARNVPCKTKKSTTVAPVTSTAPTTTTVRSNRVTAAPTARPVYPRTTTSTTTSTTTTTTTTPATVDEDLEYEEDTDELSPSKSTDAEEDPQVIKELIDLIRKVGGVEQLEKHLLRNKDGSITLKENSASGAATTPSTISKSLYDRVLSRPGTLSSFTRNRFKISEATETSTEATASSSGSSSGSSSGTANSYSKYSSVLRGNSRQGPQNEGIEKLAEFDGFLKERKQYVTINRHRSASQGDEEEHADQQEEEENLAVVETTTRRPLSSVTPSYTSLRRTRPPTVAPPEEESHEEAAEQQTQTQVKSYATLSRTRGRTTAPPEVTEPAPSSTTNRYKYFERTRPTKSATAEDAEDPTEDEEDEYEDEQKDIVTVQSKQTTNTRKYASIGRRTTTTTTATPETTTTTTTGTETAKASTTTNNNYNKNHYNSSNNNNNNVKLNNLIPTEENNTATPSTTAQSETTTTTTNETTEPNESTSTTTITSLTNNLHITTTPTPIAASTIPTTTTSNGISSDSLLATELSEASPTQLPPNPDVETTTPTTTTSTTTTTESELVSTTTTPKTTTTTGNNDLNDVNNVDEDSEVTKTKTQYKYATTNRRRITTTTTTTNNNNNAEAASDASPTNGLSSLNSIRTNPGRRQHQPEQTPTTTTEPNLSSPRPFGYPRRRTRPTASTTTSTTISQTDNNDNNTDNNDNETDAVVKVVKKTRLSPGDRPKNRYQLSRTRGSTTNTTPTSTTTQQPPTTTTARRLAFGGRQRAQLRQPATGSASRRPVLSVRRRIINSPTSAALETTTQQPAEPPATSKYNRLRSRPSAAAAAATTTAAAAATTAFPAATSVAGGRTSSNIYLSKLKAKSGAAAAAAAAASGEAATLTPATSNISGSSSSSSSSSSNISSNDITQKQHKFQPASFALRRQFQTRRLTTFAPAANGDESATEVPRTQNPLFKRRLTLISTTPPSARTTNPPNSGLETTTTPYLNDDDEDQVAKSSIHTSRFNQIPEQVRPREEYELALPPAAPQPLKSTTTTTSTTANAPLPVVSQGIRRQLIPRPRRPQSTTATPLTTPTVGPSPGSSTAAGHSAPPLSRRQQSRRRPHKYIEVYSRPPAKTAVLTATSSSQLLENAFPGGPSQVAQRRRGGSVAPAKSEPKVIVHGRGIIECRAQGNFPHPLNCRKFISCARFEETGGIVGWEYTCPKGLTYDGVGGMCTWSPSNQPCRD, encoded by the exons ATGCTTCCG TTCCGGCGTGGAGCGGCCTGGCAAACGCTCTTCCTGCTCTGCGCTCTCGCCTATTGCATAAACG AAGCCAGCAGCGAGGGGCGCGTGGTCTGCTACTACACAAACTGGAGTGTCTATCGGCCGGGCACCGCCAAGTTCAATCCGCAGAACATCAATCCGTACCTGTGCACCCACTTGGTGTACGCCTTCGGGGGCTTCACCAAGGACAACCAGATGAAGCCCTTCGACAAGTACCAGGACATTGAGCAGG GTGGCTATGCCAAGTTCACTGGACTCAAAACGTACAACAAGCAGCTGAAGACCATGATTGCCATCGGCGGCTGGAACGAGGCCAGTTCCAGATTTTCGCCACTGGTGGCCAGCAGCGAGCGGCGCCAGCAGTTCATCAAGAACATCCTGAAGTTCCTGCGACAGAACCACTTCGATGGCATCGACCTGGACTGGGAGTACCCGGCGCATCGCGAGGGCGGCAAGTCCCGCGATCGGGACAACTACGCCCAGTTTGTCCAGGAGCTGAGGGCCGAGTTCGAGAGGGAGGCGGAGAAGACCGGACGCACCCGACTCCTCCTCACCATGGCCGTGCCCGCTGGCATCGAGTACATCGACAAGGGCTACGATGTGCCCAAGCTGAACAAGTATCTGGATTGGTTCAACGTGCTGACCTACGATTTCCACTCATCCCACGAGCCATCGGTCAACCACCATGCTCCGCTCTACTCGCTGGAGGAGGACTCCGAGTACAACTACGATGCCGAGTTAAATATT GACTACTCCATCAAATACTACCTGAAAGCGGGTGCAGATCGGGACAAGCTGGTTCTGGGCATACCCACCTACGGTCGGTCCTACACCTTGATCAACGAGGAGAGCACCGAGCTGGGAGCACCTTCGGAGGGTCCGGGAGAGCAGGGTGATGCCACTCGCGAGAAGGGATACCTGGCCTACTATGAG ATCTGTCAGACCCTGAAGGACGATCCCGAGTGGACTGTGGTGCAGCCGAATGCCAATGTGATGGGTCCCTATGCCTACAGGCGCAACCAGTGGGTGGGCTACGACGACGAGGCCATCGTGCGCAAGAAGGCAGAGTATGTGGTGGCCCAGGGACTGGGTGGCATCATGTTCTGGGCCATCGACAACGACGACTTCCGCGGCACCTGCAACGGAAAGCCATATCCCCTCATCGAGGCTGCTAAAGAGGCCATGGTGGAGGCGCTGGG TCTGGGCATCAACGAGGTGGCCAAGCCAAGTGGTCCGCAGAAACCCTCAAGATCTCGCAGTCGCGATAATGCCAGCACCAGGAACCGTCTAAATGGCAAGACCGAAGCTCCAGCCAGCTCCAGGCGGCCCAGTGCCACCAGGAGGCCAGCCGTGAGCTCTACTACCCAAGTACCACCGCCGAGCACCACCTTCAAGCTGACAGAAGCCGAGGGATCCTCCCTTTACATTGGAGGCAGGGCGTCCACCACGCCACCACCTCCAACGACTCCGGATCCGGGCTCGGACTTCAAGTGCGAGGAGGAGGGCTTTTTCCAGCATCCCAGGGATTGTAAGAAGTACTACTGGTGTCTGGATAGCGGACCATCGGGTCTGGGAATCGTGGCTCACATGTTCACTTGTCCATCGGGTCTCTACTTCAATCCGGCCGCCGATTCGTGCGACTTTGCCCGCAATGTGCCCTGCAAGACCAAGAA ATCCACCACAGTGGCACCAGTGACCTCCACAGCCCCGACCACCACCACAGTGCGTTCGAATCGAGTAACAGCTGCTCCCACGGCTCGTCCTGTGTATCCACgaaccaccaccagcaccaccacaaGCACCACGACCACCACCACGACAACGCCAGCCACTGTTGATGAAGACCTCGAGTACGAAGAGGACACCGATGAGCTGTCGCCCAGCAAGTCCACCGATGCTGAGGAAGATCCACAGGTGATCAAGGAGTTGATCGACCTAATTCGCAAAGTGGGTGGTGTCGAGCAGCTGGAGAAGCATCTGTTGCGCAACAAGGATGGATCGATTACCCTAAAGGAGAACTCAGCCAGTGGTGCAGCCACCACACCCTCGACCATTAGCAAATCCCTGTACGACCGTGTGCTGAGTCGACCTGGAACTTTGAGTTCCTTCACACGCAATCGTTTTAAGATTAGTGAAGCCACGGAGACGAGCACGGAGGCCACTGCCTCGAGCAGTGGTTCTTCGAGTGGTTCATCAAGTGGCACCGCTAATAGCTATTCCAAATACTCCTCAGTTCTGAGGGGCAACAGCCGCCAGGGACCACAAAACGAGGGCATTGAGAAGTTGGCCGAATTCGATGGTTTCTTGAAGGAACGCAAACAGTATGTGACCATTAATCGTCATCGGTCTGCGAGTCAGGGTGATGAGGAGGAGCATGCAGATcagcaggaggaggaagagAATCTGGCCGTGGTCGAGACAACCACCCGTCGTCCATTGAGCTCAGTAACGCCTTCGTACACAAGTCTCCGACGCACAAGACCCCCCACTGTGGCTCCTCCAGAAGAAGAATCCCACGAGGAAGCGGCGGAACAACAAACCCAGACTCAGGTCAAATCCTATGCCACCTTAAGTCGCACGCGAGGACGCACCACCGCACCACCAGAGGTCACGGAACCGGCACCTAGTTCGACAACCAATCG TTACAAGTACTTTGAGCGTACGCGACCCACCAAGAGTGCCACTGCCGAGGATGCCGAAGATCCCACAGAGGACGAAGAAGATGAGTACGAGGACGAGCAAAAGGATATTGTTACGGtacaaagcaaacaaaccaCAAATACACGTAAATATGCGAGCATCGGCCGCAGAACAACCACCaccacaacagcaacaccagaaactacaacaacaacaaccaccgGCACTGAGACTGCCAAggccagcaccaccaccaacaacaactacaacaagaACCACTACAACagcagcaataacaacaacaacaatgtgaAACTGAATAACCTAATACCAACAGAAGAGAACAACACAGCAACACCCAGCACTACCGCCCAATCCGAAACTACCACCACCACAACTAACGAAACCACTGAACCAAATGAAAGcacctccaccaccaccatcacaTCCTTAACTAATAACCTGCATATCACCACCACACCCACACCAATTGCAGCCTCCACTATCCCAACAACAACCACCTCCAATGGCATTAGCTCAGACTCTCTGCTAGCCACCGAGCTGAGTGAAGCCTCACCCACCCAACTTCCTCCCAATCCCGACGTAGAGACAACAACACCGACAACAACCACCTCAACCACAACGACAACGGAATCCGAACTGGTCAGCACTACAACCACACCGAAAACAACAACCACCACGGGCAACAACGACCTGAATGACGTTAACAACGTGGACGAGGACAGTGAGGTAACAAAAACTAAGACCCAATACAAGTATGCGACCACCAACCGTCGACGTATAACCACaacaaccaccaccaccaacaacaacaacaatgcagAAGCAGCGAGCGATGCTAGTCCAACAAACGGTTTGAGTAGTTTAAATAGCATTAGAACCAACCCGGGCAGAAGGCAACACCAACCAGAACAGAccccaacaacaaccacagaaCCAAACCTTTCTAGTCCCCGACCCTTTGGTTATCCCCGACGTCGCACACGACCCACAGCCAGCACTACCACTTCCACCACAATTTCCCAAACCGATAATAACGATAACAATACCGATAATAACGATAACGAAACCGATGCAGTTGTGAAAGTAGTGAAGAAGACACGACTATCTCCAGGGGATAGGCCCAAG AATCGTTATCAATTGAGCCGCACCAGAGGCAGCACCACCAACACCACCCCAACAAGCACAACAACACAACAACCCCCAACAACAACCACCGCCAGAAGACTGGCCTTTGGGGGCCGTCAGCGTGCCCAG CTGCGACAGCCGGCGACTGGCAGCGCTTCGCGGCGACCGGTGCTGAGTGTCCGCCGGCGGATTATCAACTCGCCGACGTCGGCGGCGCTGGAAACCACCACGCAGCAGCCAGCAGAACCACCAGCGACCTCCAAGTACAACCGGCTGCGCAGCAGACcctcggcggcagcagcagcagcaaccacaaccgcagcggcagcagcaaccacagccttcccagcagcaacatctgtTGCTGGCGGCAgaaccagcagcaacatctacCTGAGCAAGCTGAAAGCCAAGagcggagcagcagcagcagcagcagcagcagcatccggCGAGGCAGCAACTCTGACGCCAGCAACTAGCAAcatcagcggcagcagcagcagcagcagcagcagcagcagcaacatcagcagcaatGACATCACTCAAAAGCAACACAAGTTCCAGCCCGCCAGCTTCGCGCTGCGCCGCCAATTTCAAACGCGTCGACTGACAACCTTCGCGCCGGCGGCCAACGGCGATGAGAGTG CCACCGAAGTGCCAAGAACCCAGAACCCGCTCTTCAAGCGTCGGCTAACCTTGATATCCACCACACCGCCATCCGCCCGCACCACCAACCCACCAAATTCCGGCCTGGAGACCACGACCACTCCGTATTTGAACGACGACGATGAGGATCAGGTGGCCAAGTCGAGCATTCACACCAGCCGCTTCAACCAGATCCCGGAGCAAGTGCGTCCGCGCGAGGAATACGAACTGGCACTGCCGCCTGCAGCACCGCAACCCCTGAagagcaccaccaccacgacCAGCACCACCGCCAATGCACCACTGCCGGTTGTTAGCCAGGGCATAC GACGCCAGCTGATACCACGCCCGCGCCGCCCGCAGTCGACAACGGCCACGCCCTTGACCACGCCCACTGTCGGACCATCCCCGGGGTCATCGACGGCGGCAGGACACTCGGCCCCTCCGCTTTCCCGCCGCCAGCAGAGTCGTCGGCGTCCGCACAAGTACATCGAGGTCTACAGCCGCCCGCCGGCCAAGACCGCCGTGCTCACGGCCACCTCGAGCAGTCAGCTCCTGGAGAACGCATTCCCGGGGGGCCCCAGCCAGGTGGCCCAGCGACGACGCGGCGGAAGCGTTGCGCCGGCCAAGAGCGAGCCCAAGGTCATCGTCCATGGGCGGGGCATCATCGAGTGCCGGGCGCAGGGCAACTTTCCGCACCCGCTGAACTGCAGGAAGTTCATATCCTGCGCCCGCTTCGAGGAGACCGGCGGCATCGTGGGCTGGGAGTACACCTGTCCCAAGGGACTCACCTACGACGGCGTCGGCGGGATGTGCACCTGGTCGCCCTCCAATCAGCCCTGCCGGGACTAG